The Anaerobranca gottschalkii DSM 13577 genome segment CACCCTTCCATAACATTTTCTCTACATAGCTACATAAAATTTAGACGACTTCTAATAACATGGCCCATTCTATAGCAACAATGTAATTTTTCAATATTTTATCTTTACCGATCTCTTGTAACACAGGGGAATTCTCAATTTTTTCCCAAATAAATTTTTCATAACTTATCACTAAATCCAAGTATTCTTTTAACCTATTGTTATTACCTAATAGTGCCTGTTTTACTTCTGAATCTAGAGGCAACTCATCTAATACATCCTGCATCCTTTTATTTAAAAGAATATCAATGGCTGAAAACATACCTGTTAAAAAATAATTCAATGGATTTGGTAACTTTTGCTCTTTCGCTAAAAGTTCCATCATTTTACCACGGATTAAACAATTTTTAACCAACTCGTTATTCTCCTTGCTTTTTACCCCGATTAACAGCATTAAAAAAATCCATTTTTTTATTTCAACTATCCCCATTCTGACTAAGGCATGTTTTACAGATTTAATTTCTTGTCTTGTAGAGAAGTAAACAGAATTTACTAGTTTTAATAGCCTATAAGTTAACCCTAAATCTCTCTGAATTATTTCTGCTAGTTTATCAAAGTTTGGTTCGACTTTACTTAATTCTTCTAGCATTTGGAGTAGTTTTACATTTAAAAAGACCAAATCATTACTTTTAAGTATTGTCGGCTTACTGAAAAAATAACCTTGAAATAATTGATAACCTAAATTTAAAGCTTTTATAAAGTCTTCCCTTGTTTCTATTTTTTCCGCTAAAAAAAATACCTGGTGACCATATTTTTTTATTGCCCTACTTTGCGTATAATAGTCTACTTTATTGAATTCTACTTTTACAATATCTATAAATTTAAGTAATAGTTGTAAGTCTTGATGAAAAACAAAATCGTCAATCGCTATGGTATAGCCATTTTTCTTTAACTTTTCACAAACCTTTATAACTTCTTCTGTTAATTTAACATTTTCTAATACTTCCACTACCGTTGAATCTTTAGGAAGTAACAAGGGAATTTCCCTTTCTAACATCGTCTGAGAAAAATTTATAAAAGCTTTTTTACCATCAGTAAGTTTTTGAAAATCCATAGTAAAAAAGGCATTATTTATTAGCTCTGCAGTTGCTTGATTATCATCATTTCCTTGGTAATAATTATCCATACTGTTTCTATATAATAATTCATAACCATAAACACTCAAATTTCTATCAAATATAGGTTGTCTAGCTATAAATACCTCCAATATAATCCCCCCTGCAACAAGCCCTAATATTTTACTTATTCTACAATTATTTGATTTTTCCTTGTTTTATAATAAAAAAAGCCGAACAATTCGGCTTACCACAAATATCCTACTAAACAAAAAATAAAAACTGTAGATAATGCTAATAATATTGTTAACAGAACCTGCTCCTACTACCAGTAGAAGTAATCCAGCTAACTCTAAGGTTTTAACAAAATTCAAGTTAAAGTACCACGAAATACCATAAGTTATTACCGTCGTTATTCCAGCAACTAAGAGGGCACCCCTCCCCCTTTTTTATCAGTATGGTTTTCTGCTAGTTTTATTATAACATACTGATGAAAATTTTAATAATATTAAATATTGATAATTATTGAATTTTCATTAAATTAACCCCAACTTAGATAGTAATGTTAAAAACATAAAACCAATTCCTGAGCCAATTAATGGCCCTACTGGAGTCCCTCGCAAAAAAGCAACAGCTACAAAGGTTCCTACTATTACTCCTAAGGTTAAGTTAGAGTTAATTGGCCCTATTTCTATCCCCTTAGCACCAAACAAAGCAACAGAAATACCTGCGAAAAACCCGATAATCCCATCGGGTTTTAAAAAAACTGTTTTTATATCTTGTACTGTATAACGCCCTAATACTATTGGTGCTAAAAATCCCAAAGTGATTAAGATTATTCCCCAACTAATCCCATTTTTTGCTATAAACTCCAAGGGCCTATCGGCTTTTAAGAGTTTTAATAAAAGAATTAATGCTGTAGCTATTGCCATAGGACGATTTTTAGTTAAAATAGACAGAATAAATACAACACTAAATAATACTTCTATCCAAAATTTTTCAATCAATTCTAATCCATCCTTTTTATTAGATTTACTGAATTACCTTAATTCTTTTAATAGCCGGTGCTAAAACAAAGGTTAAGGCTAAAGATACTACTCCTTGGATAATATTTAAAGGAGCATCAGCTACTGCAGCGGCGAAGCCGTATAAAAATATTGCTGCCACAAAATAGCCAGCATTCAATATTAGAACTGCTATTATTAATGCTAATACAATTTTATAATTTTTGAAACCTTCTTTTAGATAAATAATTGAAACTAAACCAACTACAAATCCTTCTAAACCTTTAATAACAAAGGTAAAAGGTGCCCATAAAGGATATCCTAAAATTATATCAGCTAAAGCTGAACCAACAGCTCCAGCGACAAAACCTGCAGTAGGTCCAAAAACAAGGGCAATAGAAAAAATTACAGCATCACCTAAGTTAATATAACCAAAGGCTATGGGGAAACTGATATAAGTCGTTACTAAAGCTACCATAGCTATAGAAAGAGAGTATAACCCTAATAATTTTCCTTTATTCATTACTTCTACCTCCTAGAAAATATTCTAATTCTATTATTAGAATAATCTATTTTAACTATATATAAAAGCGATAAAAGTAAAAAAGTATACTGTAACGATACAGCATACTTTTAGTCATCTATATTTTTATTTTTGTTATTAACTATAAAATCGATAAAATTATGGACATTTTCTTTTTCTTTTGTTGTTAGTTTTTGATATTTGAGTATCAAGTTAATTTCATCTTCATTCAAAGACTTCAAATCTATATTTTTTCTAATATTAGACTTTCCAATTAAATAATCAGTCGAAACACCAAAATAATCAGATAGTTTTTCTAATACCTCTAAACTTGGCTCTCTTTTTCCCATTTCATATTTACTAATTGAAGCTTGAGTCATGTTTAAATCCATTGCTAGTTTTAATTGGTTTATCTTTTTTTCTTTTCTTAGTTCTCTTAATCTTTTCACCGGCCATCATCTCCCTATGGATATTATATTATCCATAGTTTGACCAGTTATTCCATTATGTTATAATCATAATATATATTTTTATATAAAGGTGATGTGAATGTTAAATTGTTGTTATATCATTTGTCATATCTATAATAATAAATATTTTTCCCTTTATTATAGTTCAAATATAACAGTAATAATAAAAAAAATTATAATAAAATTAGCAAATCAAGGTATATATATTTTTTACGTTGATTTAAATAATTATGCTTTATTTGTTAATTTGACTAAATTATATAATCTTTCAAAAGTATATCCTAAAATTAAAATCATTATAAATACATTAAATAGAAATAATATGATTTTAGATTGTAATTTTTTTAATAAAATATTTTTCCTTACTGACTCTATAGTTCCTTTAGATCTAGTTAAATTTTGTAAGAAAAAAAATATAAAATTATCAATTGTAAATATTAATAAAAAAAATTAGTCATTTTATTCTTCAATAAAGCCTAATGTAATCATCTGCATTAACACCTGTCTTTGATTTTGTTCAGCTAATTGAGGATTTGTTAATGGATTATATAATCCAGGGGCTTTAATTATCCCAGCTAACATAGCTGCCTGTTCTACAGTAAGGTCTTTTGCCGATGTATTAAAGTATTTTTGTGCTGCCCTTTCCACCCCATAATTGCCATTGCCAAAATATATTTGATTTAAGTACATTTCTAATATTTCCTCTTTAGAATATCTTCTTTCCAGTTTTATAGAAATAACCAACTCTAACAATTTCCTCTGAATTGTCTGTTCATGGTGTAAGAATAAATTTCTTGCTAGTTGTTGGGTTATAGTACTACCCCCTTGAACTATATCTCTATTTTTGGCATTCACCTTAAAAGCACGGAGTATCCCTTTTATATCAAAACCTTTATGATTGAAAAAACGATTATCCTCTACTGCTATAAAGGCATAAATTAAGTGATCAGGCATTTCTTCAATTGATATAAATTCTATTTTATTTTCCTTATATTCCCGGATAAGTATACCTTCTACTAAATAAATAGGTCTATGCTTTTCAAAGATAGGGGATGGTTCATCCCAATTTATGTAGTAAGGTGAACTAGGAACTACTAATGAAAGATAAGCAGATAAAAATACAACTATTATTATATTTATACAAATAATAGATAGTTTTAATAACTTCTTAAAAAGTTTCATAAAAGTATGCCCTCCCTTTTTCTCCCCTTATAATTTCGACTTAATATTAAAAAAATCCTGCTATATTGAAGTTATTAGCAGGATTTTTATCACCTCAAATACAATTGGTGAACAAGGATATTGTATTATCGGTGGAAGAGTTTCAAGAAAAGAGCTTAGACGAAATAAATTATTTTATATTAGTATACAACCTTAAATAAAGCGAAGTGCCTCTGCTGGATCCTGATTTGCTGCCTGATATGCTGGATATAAACTGGAAAACAATCCAACAAATAATGCTATTCCAATTGAAAGTAAAAATAATTCTATCCTCCAAGGTATAGTAATATCTACTGATGTAAAACGGGGTCCAACATAGCTTGCTATTCCAATTCCCACTAAATATCCAATTATTCCTCCTAGTAAACTCATCCCAATCCCTTCCATCACTATTATCTGGACAATATGTGTTTTGCGAAATCCTATGGCCCGAAAAATACCTATTTCCTTTGTTCTTTCTCTAACGGAAGTAGATATTGATAAACCACTCCATAGGAAAATGTTAGACCACCTGAATCAGGAGTAATAATTACATTTACTCCAAACTCAGTAAATTGCCTGGTGATTTCTTCCTTCATAACTTCTACTATACCATAGACTGATACAATAGTAGCAATTCCAATAATAAGCCCTAGCAATACAAGAAACATTTTCATTTTACGACGGCGAAGGTTATTAATAACGATCAGATAAAGCATTTAAACCCTCCCTCTTTCTAAAACTTTTCAATACTTTTCCAATTATCTTCTAAGATTTTACCATCTTTCATATAAATTGTTCTACCCATATAACGTAGATTATCTGGATTATGGGTTACCATCAATATAGTTAAACCTTCTTCATTTAACTTCTGAAATAACTCCATAATTTCGTTACCGGTTTTAGTATCCAGACTACCAGTAGGCTCATCTGCTAAAATGAGAGGTGGAGAGTTTACAATAGCCCTTGCTATAGCAACCCTTTCTTGCTCTCCTCCTGAGAGTTGATTAGGTAACCTTTTCATTTTATTTTCAAGCCCTACTCGGATTAAAGCTTCTTCAGCCATCTCTTTTTTTTGCTTATTACTTACCTTTACAGTTGTTAAAGGAAGCATTACATTTTCATGAGCTGTTAGATAAGGGAATCAACTGAAATTGTTGAAAAACAAATCCTAAATATTCTCTTCTAAAATCAGCCCTCATTTCTTGGGACAACTCATAGATGTTTATTCCATCTATTTCAACCCTACCTTCTGTAGGTGGATTTAGTGCACCTATAATAGAAAGTAAAGTACTTTTCCCTGACCCAGAATGACCCATAATACTAACAGCCTCACCTTTGTTCACATCGAAGGATACTGATTTTAATGCCTGAACCTCATCACCCATAGATACATAAGTTTTAGATACATTTCGCAAAGAAATCATCATTTCTGCCATATTTCTACCTCCTCTTGAAATTTATTGCAGTATTTCCTTTTTTAAATAAAGCGTAATGCCTCTACTGGATCTAGTTTAGCTGCCTTAATTGCAGGATAGGCACTAGCTATTAAAGTCACACCCATAGAAAGGAAAATTACCGGTAAGGCTAATTCAGTACGAAAAGGTATTTCACTTTGAAGCTGGGCTAAAGGTGGGCCTGCATAAAAACAACATTTAAATATTTAACAATAACAAAATCATTTTTCCCATTATCATTATTTAATTCTTCTAATGAATCTTGTTTATCTATATCAAACCAATTTTCATCTTTTCTATGATTACTCATTTTTCAAACCTCCTTTAGTAAAATTTTTTAACAGTACTACCTTCGAGGTCTCCAATTTAAAACTATTTTTTGATGAGAGGCAATTTTTTGAGTAACCATCATTATTTCTCCTAACAATTCACTGAGGTCTATATTTTGAATTTTCATTTTGTTAGGTTTTGCAAAATCTAATAGACTTTTTATTACCCTATTTGCCCTTTCTATTTCATGTTCTATTATTTCTAAACCTTCTTTTATTTCTACATCTTCAACATCTTCTTTAATTGTTTGGCTTATAGTTTTAATAATCCCCAAAGGATTACGTATTTCATGGGCTATTCCAGAAGCTAGTTGCCCTATTGCTACTAACCGTTCTGTTCTTTTTACTTGATTTTCTAATTTTTTTACTGTGGTTACGTCTTCCATTACAAGAACAGCACCTTCTTTTACTTTAGCTAAATTCTCAATAGGATAGATGGTAATATCAAGGAATAGATCATTTTTTTCTTTACCTATATAATTTAAGTTGATTTTAACCACTGTTTCTGTCCCTTTTATTATTTTATTAATTCCTTCAATAATAGTTTCTTGTTCAATAAATTTAGTTATCTCACTTTTAGTACCTAAAACCTTTATTATCTGCCTATTTACTGAACGAAGTTGTCCATTAATATCAAAGGCCATAACTCCACTATCAATACTTTGCAAAATATTGTTCGTATAATTTTCCAAATTAGTCAATTTAATTATTTGATATTCTAACTCTTTACCCCTTCTATAATCTTGTTCGACTAAATATCCAGTAATTAATCCTACTACAACAAACATTACAGACTCTAATAATTGGTTAAATAATTCAATATTAAATACTCCAAAATAGATTATCATATGTGGTATATATAGTAAAAAAACAGCTATTGAAACGGCAAATCCACCTTGAATACGAAACTTAAAAGCTGCTAAAATAATTGGTATATAGTATAACCTCCTGTAAAAATCATGGAGAACCCATAAATTAGATTGGGTAAAATAATGTAATCCAGTTATAAATAAGAGTAAAAATATAATTAAATAATTCCATCGAGTATTTTCTTTCATATATATCACCTGTTTATTTGTATTTATATTTACTAACTCTTCCATTGCAATTTTTGTACCAAAAAATTATCACAATTATATTCTACATAATTTTGTATATCTAATAAAGTTAAAGAATCTCACTAAAAATTTCACAAAAAAACTATTGATTTCTCCCTTAGTTTGTATTAGAATTAAGTACATTAAAATTAAATAAGATAAACTCGTATAATTTTGGTAATATGGTCCAGAAGTCTCTACCAGACTGCCGTAAACAGTCTGACTACGGGTTTTTTAGCTAACTTAGTGAGGTTAGTTTAGTTTTTTATACCTTTTTAGCTATAAAACCCCGTAAAAGCAGCGGGGTTTATTTTTTTAAAATAAAATCAGGAGAGGAGATTTGAAAATGTATCCACTTTTTAAACGGGAAGATTTTGATGGTTTCTTTGCTCTGTTTCAAAACAATTTAGCTAATTTCGTACTAATCGCTTTAACTTTAACTTCCATGGGATTTCCTAATCAAATTATTTACGGTAGAATAATCCCAGGTGCTGCTGTAGCTGTATTATTTGGCAATCTATATTATGCCTACATGGCTAAGAAATTAGCTTTAAAAGAAAATAGAGTTGATGTAACAGCATTATCTTATGGTATTAGTACCCCTGTAATGTTTATATACTTATTCGGGGTTTTAAACCCTGCTTTAAAGCAAACTGGTGACCCTGAAACTGCTTGGAAAATTGGTTTAGCTGCTTGTTTTTTAGGGGGAGTTATAGAAATTTTAGGTAGTGTAATTGGACGTTGGGTGAGGAAACATGTTCCTAGAGCAGCAATGTTAGGTGCTTTAGCAGGAGTTGCTTTTGCTTTTATAGGTGGAGAATTGCTGTTTAAAACCTATGAAATGCCGATAATCGGTATGGTAGTTTTAGCTATAATTTTGATCGGTCTTGTTGCTAAAAAAACTATGCCCTTTAAAATGCCGGCTTCCCTTTTTGCCATTGTTATAGGAACTGTTTTAGCTTATCTTTTTGGCAATGCTGAGGTATCCCAAATTCAAGCTGGTTTTGCCAATGCCGGTATTTACGTACCATTATTAAGTTTTGGTTTTATTGAAGGTCTTATCCTTCTGTATAAAGAGATGTTGACCTTATTTGCTATTTTATTACCTATTTCTATATATAACTTTATAGAAACTATGAACAACGTTGAAGCTATGGCCGCTGCCGGTGATAATTACGATGTAAAGGAAGCACAAATTGCCGATGGACTTGGTACTGTAATAGGTACACTATTTGGTGGAGTTTTTCCTACCACCGTCTATATTGCATCTGTTGGTTCTAAATGGATGAATGCAGGACGGGGATATAGTATTTTAAATGGTATTGTATTTCTCCTCGCTTCTACCTTTGGTGTTATAGCCGCTTTAGCTAAGATTATACCAGTTCCTGTAATCGCTCCTATTTTAGTTTTTGTAGGAATTTCTATGGTCTCTCAAGCCTTTACCTCCGTTAAATCAGCCCACTATCCTGCTGTAGTAATAGCTATGTTCCCCTATTTTGCCAATTATATAATGACAAGGTTTAATGGTGCTGCAGGGGAAGTAGTAGCAAACTTATCTACAGGGATTGTACCTTTAGGACAAGGGGCTATGTTTACTGGTTTAATCTGGGGTGCTGTACTGGTCTTTATAATTGACAATCAGTTTGAAAAAGCAGCTATATCTACAATAGTCGCCGCCTTACTAAGTACTGTTGGTTTTATGCATGCTCCAAATTTGACTTTACTATACAATTATCAATACACTGTTGGATACTTGGTCATGACTGCTTTATTCATAGCTTTTCATTTAGGAAACAAAACACCAAAAAAGTTAGGAGTTTAACCTCCTAACTTTTTTAATTTGTCTTAGTAGTTATATTTATTATCTTTCCATCTTCTATTATAGCAACCAAAGTTATACTAAAAGTTCTATTACCTGTCTGTAATATACCCTTAACTTCGATTTCCTCTGCATTTAAATTTACTATTTCGTATTTATATCCAGGAAACAACTCTACTGCTTCTTCAGGTGGATTAGGATTATTTTCCTTTTCCAAAAGATAGATAGCATGTTCTAGCCCAGCTTCCGCTAAATACAATGCCTTAGTTCTCTCTTCTAAATATTTATTGCTCCTAAATTCACTTAAATATGCTGCTAATAAGGCACTACTTAACATAAGGAATAACATTGTAACAATTATAGTTAATACTAATGCGTAACCACTCGTTTCTTTCATATATCTTTTCATTTAACACCTCAAAATTCAAAAGGATAATAACTGGAATCGTCTATAAAATTATCAATACTTTTATACTCTATTAAAGAACCACCACTTGTTATAAAAACACCATCTCTAGCTATAGCCAAACCTTTAAAAGAACCTCCAGAAAATGTTATTTTTCCATTAGGAGCAAATAAAACCCCCTCTATATGCATCCACCCAGATAAAGTAATATCTCCTTTGCTCACTATAATTACATTTTTAAAGGTTTGCCAATTATTAAATACATAATTTCCTTGCGAAAAAATTCTTACTCCATTAAAAAGTGGACCTCCAGATAAATACCCATTACTTATATACCAAGAATCATCTCTAAGTTTTGGTAAAGATATTTGTGGGAATTGAATAGAATCATATTTAGGTAATTTTTCTACTTTGATACATTTTGCTAAAATAGATTGGTTATAATTTCGAGGATAACTTAAATTCCCTTTATAATAAATATTTCCTTTAATATTTGGAGTCCAACCAAGTTCTACATCACCTTCTACATAAATATTCCCATGAATAACGGCATCTTTTAACCTTAAATTACCAGCAACATATACATCTCCATAAATATTTCTTGTACCATTCCATAGATTCAAATTTCCATTTACAAACATGAAACCGTTATTATCATCTAATCCTAACCCAGAACTACCTCCATCTAAATTTATGTTACCATCTATGAAAATGTTTTTAACATTCGTGAAATTGCCTTGGTTTAAATCGCTTGTAACT includes the following:
- a CDS encoding EAL and HDOD domain-containing protein produces the protein MEVFIARQPIFDRNLSVYGYELLYRNSMDNYYQGNDDNQATAELINNAFFTMDFQKLTDGKKAFINFSQTMLEREIPLLLPKDSTVVEVLENVKLTEEVIKVCEKLKKNGYTIAIDDFVFHQDLQLLLKFIDIVKVEFNKVDYYTQSRAIKKYGHQVFFLAEKIETREDFIKALNLGYQLFQGYFFSKPTILKSNDLVFLNVKLLQMLEELSKVEPNFDKLAEIIQRDLGLTYRLLKLVNSVYFSTRQEIKSVKHALVRMGIVEIKKWIFLMLLIGVKSKENNELVKNCLIRGKMMELLAKEQKLPNPLNYFLTGMFSAIDILLNKRMQDVLDELPLDSEVKQALLGNNNRLKEYLDLVISYEKFIWEKIENSPVLQEIGKDKILKNYIVAIEWAMLLEVV
- a CDS encoding DUF441 domain-containing protein, with protein sequence MIEKFWIEVLFSVVFILSILTKNRPMAIATALILLLKLLKADRPLEFIAKNGISWGIILITLGFLAPIVLGRYTVQDIKTVFLKPDGIIGFFAGISVALFGAKGIEIGPINSNLTLGVIVGTFVAVAFLRGTPVGPLIGSGIGFMFLTLLSKLGLI
- a CDS encoding ECF transporter S component, producing the protein MNKGKLLGLYSLSIAMVALVTTYISFPIAFGYINLGDAVIFSIALVFGPTAGFVAGAVGSALADIILGYPLWAPFTFVIKGLEGFVVGLVSIIYLKEGFKNYKIVLALIIAVLILNAGYFVAAIFLYGFAAAVADAPLNIIQGVVSLALTFVLAPAIKRIKVIQ
- a CDS encoding helix-turn-helix domain-containing protein, producing MKRLRELRKEKKINQLKLAMDLNMTQASISKYEMGKREPSLEVLEKLSDYFGVSTDYLIGKSNIRKNIDLKSLNEDEINLILKYQKLTTKEKENVHNFIDFIVNNKNKNIDD
- a CDS encoding transglycosylase domain-containing protein produces the protein MKLFKKLLKLSIICINIIIVVFLSAYLSLVVPSSPYYINWDEPSPIFEKHRPIYLVEGILIREYKENKIEFISIEEMPDHLIYAFIAVEDNRFFNHKGFDIKGILRAFKVNAKNRDIVQGGSTITQQLARNLFLHHEQTIQRKLLELVISIKLERRYSKEEILEMYLNQIYFGNGNYGVERAAQKYFNTSAKDLTVEQAAMLAGIIKAPGLYNPLTNPQLAEQNQRQVLMQMITLGFIEE
- a CDS encoding FtsX-like permease family protein, giving the protein MFLWSGLSISTSVRERTKEIGIFRAIGFRKTHIVQIIVMEGIGMSLLGGIIGYLVGIGIASYVGPRFTSVDITIPWRIELFLLSIGIALFVGLFSSLYPAYQAANQDPAEALRFI
- a CDS encoding ABC transporter permease, which produces MLYLIVINNLRRRKMKMFLVLLGLIIGIATIVSVYGIVEVMKEEITRQFTEFGVNVIITPDSGGLTFSYGVVYQYLLPLEKEQRK
- a CDS encoding histidine kinase dimerization/phospho-acceptor domain-containing protein, which encodes MKENTRWNYLIIFLLLFITGLHYFTQSNLWVLHDFYRRLYYIPIILAAFKFRIQGGFAVSIAVFLLYIPHMIIYFGVFNIELFNQLLESVMFVVVGLITGYLVEQDYRRGKELEYQIIKLTNLENYTNNILQSIDSGVMAFDINGQLRSVNRQIIKVLGTKSEITKFIEQETIIEGINKIIKGTETVVKINLNYIGKEKNDLFLDITIYPIENLAKVKEGAVLVMEDVTTVKKLENQVKRTERLVAIGQLASGIAHEIRNPLGIIKTISQTIKEDVEDVEIKEGLEIIEHEIERANRVIKSLLDFAKPNKMKIQNIDLSELLGEIMMVTQKIASHQKIVLNWRPRR
- a CDS encoding solute carrier family 23 protein — translated: MYPLFKREDFDGFFALFQNNLANFVLIALTLTSMGFPNQIIYGRIIPGAAVAVLFGNLYYAYMAKKLALKENRVDVTALSYGISTPVMFIYLFGVLNPALKQTGDPETAWKIGLAACFLGGVIEILGSVIGRWVRKHVPRAAMLGALAGVAFAFIGGELLFKTYEMPIIGMVVLAIILIGLVAKKTMPFKMPASLFAIVIGTVLAYLFGNAEVSQIQAGFANAGIYVPLLSFGFIEGLILLYKEMLTLFAILLPISIYNFIETMNNVEAMAAAGDNYDVKEAQIADGLGTVIGTLFGGVFPTTVYIASVGSKWMNAGRGYSILNGIVFLLASTFGVIAALAKIIPVPVIAPILVFVGISMVSQAFTSVKSAHYPAVVIAMFPYFANYIMTRFNGAAGEVVANLSTGIVPLGQGAMFTGLIWGAVLVFIIDNQFEKAAISTIVAALLSTVGFMHAPNLTLLYNYQYTVGYLVMTALFIAFHLGNKTPKKLGV
- a CDS encoding pilus assembly PilX N-terminal domain-containing protein is translated as MKRYMKETSGYALVLTIIVTMLFLMLSSALLAAYLSEFRSNKYLEERTKALYLAEAGLEHAIYLLEKENNPNPPEEAVELFPGYKYEIVNLNAEEIEVKGILQTGNRTFSITLVAIIEDGKIINITTKTN
- a CDS encoding prepilin-type N-terminal cleavage/methylation domain-containing protein, whose protein sequence is MIKKLLTNKGLTLIELIVTMAILGLVATVAYPMVASSQLLVSRQITNSHDRNDLRLAMSYLTNDIKYAKETIVEDNGNNDTNLIVTPHTGDTINYKIENGKLIREYYQEQDRKTEFLGIVSGNFSIDKSSPTLVNITLSTEDKETKFSVARLDYSVISKDEGSNFILAENVFIFGSDFKFGGSSILARNGTIYIGSDLVTSDLNQGNFTNVKNIFIDGNINLDGGSSGLGLDDNNGFMFVNGNLNLWNGTRNIYGDVYVAGNLRLKDAVIHGNIYVEGDVELGWTPNIKGNIYYKGNLSYPRNYNQSILAKCIKVEKLPKYDSIQFPQISLPKLRDDSWYISNGYLSGGPLFNGVRIFSQGNYVFNNWQTFKNVIIVSKGDITLSGWMHIEGVLFAPNGKITFSGGSFKGLAIARDGVFITSGGSLIEYKSIDNFIDDSSYYPFEF